Below is a genomic region from Ruania alba.
TGGTCGAAGAACCCGATCCGCACGTCCGGGCGCAACCGGCGCAGCATCTCCGGCACGAGCTGCAGCTGATAGTCCTGCACCCACACGCTGCCGTGCTGGGCCGCCACACCGGCGGCGGCTTCGGCGAAGCGTTGGTTCACCTCCACGTAGGTGTTCCACCAGTACCGATGGAACTCCGGCTCGACGATCACGTCGTGGTACAGCGGCCACAGGGTGGCGTTGGAGAAGCCCTCGTAGTACTCGGTGACCTCCTTGGCGTTCAGCGGTACCGGGACGAGGTGCATCCCGTCCGCCTCGAACGGTTCGAGTGTCTGCTCGGCCGAACCGGACCAGCCGACCCAGGCGCCGTCCTGGGACTGCATCACCGGGGCAAGGGCAGTGACGAGACCACCGGGGGAGGTGGTCCAGGTGATCTCACCGGCCTCATCGGTCCGGATGTCGACGGGAAGGCGATTGGCAACGACGACGAACTCGTGTGATCCGCTCATGGTCCTTAGCTACTCGTCGAGGACGGGCCTTCAGGTTACCGGCGTCCACGTCTGGTCGGAGGGCCCCCAGCGCCCCGCCAGCCTCGCGGTGCACCCGCTGCGCCTCCCCTCGCTCGAGGCGTATGTGGCGTAAGTTCGGCCTATGGTCGAGCAGTCGGTGCCCGAGAGGCCGATGCGTGAGGTCGGCGGATACCGCCTGCTCCACGTGCTCGGCTCCGGCGGTATGGGCACCGTCTACGAGGCGGTCGACGCCGAGGACCACCGCGTCGCCGTGAAGCTGCTGCACCCGGCGTTCAGCGCGGACGATGCCGCCCGCGAGCGGCTGCGCCGTGAGGTGGCCACCCTGCACCGGGTGCGGGGTGAGCACGTGGCGCGGGTGCTGGACGCCGAGGCCGACTCCGCCGAGGCCTTCATTGTGACCGAGCTGATCGACGGGCAGTCCCTGGAGGACTCCGTGCGCGAGCACGGACCGTTGGACGCCGAGGAGCTCGCCGAGCTCGCGGACGGGCTGGCGACCGCGCTGGAGGCGATCCACGCCGTCGGGGTGGTGCACCGGGACCTCAAACCCGGCAACGTGATGCTCACCGACGATGGGCCCGTGGTGATCGACTTCGGCATCTCCCAGCTGGCTGACGACCCGCGGCTCACCCGGACCGGTCTGGTGACCGGGACGCCCGGGTACGTGGACCCGGAAGTGATGCGCGGCGCCGACCCCGGTCATGTCGGGGACTGGTGGGGGTGGGCCGCGGTACTGGTGTTCGCGGCCACCGGGCGCGGACCGTTCGGACGCGGACAGGGAGTGCTGCTGCGGGTGGAGTCGGGCCGGGTGGATACCGACGGTCTGTCCCCGCGGGTGGCGCAGGTGCTGCGGCGTGCGCTGCACCCCGATCCGGAACGGCGGATGAAGCCCGCCTCGGTACGGCAGGCGCTCACCGATCATGCCGCCGGCCGCGAGGTGACGTCATTGCTGAGCGAGTCCGAGGCGGCGTCTGCGGGCGTCGGCGCGGCGGACGGGAGCGCACCGGCGACCGACCGGCTGCCCGCTGGCGATGCCACGGACGTGGTGGATGAGTCGTGGCAGGACCGCGCGGATGAGGGGTTCGCGGAGCCCGTCGGCCCGTTGCCCCCGACGATCCCGCCCGGGAGCCCAGGTGCTCCCGTCGGTGATGCGCAGGCTTCGCACACCTCCGTGATGCCGCAGGAGCTGCGAGAGCAGTACCCCCCGACGGCGCACGGCTGGGACGCGACACCGCCGTCACCGGTGTCCGAGACGTCCCCGCCCCCGACGCCGGCCGAGATGGTCGGGCCGGGCGGAGCGCCGCCTGTGCCCGCCGGCGCGGGACCCGATGCTGGGGTGCAGCCCTGGCCCAGCTGGGCGGTGCCGGCACCGGTACGTGGCTGGCTGACGTTCGCGTGGTTCGCGGCGCTCGCGCTCGTCGGCGGGCTCTATCCCTCACTCGTGATCCTTGCGGCGGTGGCGCTGCTCATCCTGTTCGGGTCCGTGGGGTCCGGCGGCCGGGCGTTGCGCCAGCGTCGGATGCGACGCGGCAAGGGACGCTGGGACCTGCCCATGGCAACCGTCTCCTATCCGCTGCACCTGGTGCTCGGCATCCTGCTGACGTTGCCAGGAGTGATCGTGGCCGCCGCGGGAGCGGTGATCGTGTGGGTGCTCGGCGCCCAGGCGATCCCCATGACCTACCTGGTGCCCGGCACTGTCGCGGTGTCACTGCTGCTGCTGTGGTGGACCCCGTCCAGCGGAAGTGCGCGTGAAGGAGAACGCTCGGTGCTGCGCCGGATCGCGCCCCCGGGAGCGGCGGCCGCCGTGTGGGTGCTGCTGGCCTGCGGGGTGGGGGTGACGGCGCTCGCGATCCTGGCATTGGGCGGATCGGTTGTCGAGTGGTGGCCGTTTCCCGAGCCGCCGGTCGACTTCTTCTGATCGCCGCACCGCTGGGCGACGCGTCAGAGGGGCGAGTGCTGAGCCGCGTATCCTTGCTGCCATGCCCGGCACGTTCACCCCTGCGCGCGCTCTCCAGCGCGCGGTGAGGTCTGTCCGCGGCCCAGGTGCCTTCTCACCGGTCGCCCTGGTGTCGCTGCTGACCGGGTGGTCGGTGCTCTCGGTGGTGCTCGGGCGGGTGTTGCTGCCCGCCGAGTGCGTCCGGGCAGACGGCATGATGGGCTTCCTCGCGGCGAACCTGGCCCAGATGCGCTCGGTGGCCGAGTGCCCCACCGGCACGCTCGGCTACGGCCCGCACACGGCCGCCGTCGTGGCCGGGTTCGGCACGCTGCTCGCCGCTGCCGTGACCGCCCACCTCGCAGCCTCCGGCCTCGTGTACTGGCTCACCCGAGCCGCCCGCGCCGTCCAGCGGGCGCTGCTCTCGCTCGCAGCCCGGCTGCCGCGCGCCCGCCGAGCCGCCGCGGCCACCCCTCGACCGCCGTTGCGCCCCTGGGTGGCGACGGCGACCCAGATTCCCACCCTCCTGCCACCGGTCTGGCGCCGGGGTCCGCCGGTGCTCGCCTGAGCATCTGAACCCCCTCACCCGATCCGCAGGCCGCTGGAAGCGGCCGGACAAGGACCCCACTTCCATGCCTTCCTCCAACAAGATGACCAAGACCGAGCGCCGCGAGGCGGCGCGCCTGGAGGCCGAGCGTCTCCGCAAGATCCAAGCCAAACAGGACAAGCGCAACCGCGGCATCCTCATCGTGGTGGTCGTCGCCGTCGTGGCGCTGATCGCCGTCGCCGGTGTGATGATCTACCAGTCCGCGGGCCGCACGCTGCTGTCGGACTACGAGGGTGAGAGC
It encodes:
- a CDS encoding serine/threonine-protein kinase, yielding MVEQSVPERPMREVGGYRLLHVLGSGGMGTVYEAVDAEDHRVAVKLLHPAFSADDAARERLRREVATLHRVRGEHVARVLDAEADSAEAFIVTELIDGQSLEDSVREHGPLDAEELAELADGLATALEAIHAVGVVHRDLKPGNVMLTDDGPVVIDFGISQLADDPRLTRTGLVTGTPGYVDPEVMRGADPGHVGDWWGWAAVLVFAATGRGPFGRGQGVLLRVESGRVDTDGLSPRVAQVLRRALHPDPERRMKPASVRQALTDHAAGREVTSLLSESEAASAGVGAADGSAPATDRLPAGDATDVVDESWQDRADEGFAEPVGPLPPTIPPGSPGAPVGDAQASHTSVMPQELREQYPPTAHGWDATPPSPVSETSPPPTPAEMVGPGGAPPVPAGAGPDAGVQPWPSWAVPAPVRGWLTFAWFAALALVGGLYPSLVILAAVALLILFGSVGSGGRALRQRRMRRGKGRWDLPMATVSYPLHLVLGILLTLPGVIVAAAGAVIVWVLGAQAIPMTYLVPGTVAVSLLLLWWTPSSGSAREGERSVLRRIAPPGAAAAVWVLLACGVGVTALAILALGGSVVEWWPFPEPPVDFF